The Rhododendron vialii isolate Sample 1 chromosome 6a, ASM3025357v1 genome includes a window with the following:
- the LOC131330344 gene encoding uncharacterized protein LOC131330344, with protein MARRAWSEEEEDTLLTNLTSLVDQGVWRTDNGAFRPSYLEVLKNEMRVSFPQASINKIHIEGKIKKWKSDYRKLDAMLRRPGFGWNPNENKLVVGNETWNEFVRDQRHLRHFRDMQFPHFNRWAYCFVSDEN; from the exons atGGCACGCCGAGCATggagcgaggaggaggaggatacgTTGTTGACAAATCTTACGAGCCTTGTCGATCAGGGGGTTTGGCGAACCGACAACGGAGCATTTCGCCCTTCCTACTTGGAAGTTCTAAAAAATGAGATGCGAGTTTCTTTCCCTCAAGCAAGtataaacaaaattcatattgaaggAAAGATCAAAAAATGGAAGAGTGATTATCGCAAACTAGACGCTATGCTTAGGCGTCCTGGGTTCGGGTGGAATccaaatgaaaacaaactcGTGGTCGGAAATGAAACTTGGAATGAATTTGTCCGA GATCAAAGACATCTGAGACATTTCCGAGACATGCAATTTCCCCATTTTAATCGATGGGCTTATTGTTTTGTATCTGATGAGAATTAG
- the LOC131328424 gene encoding uncharacterized protein LOC131328424: protein MATNDVEVVEVERPTKQKRRSWRKREEDALMKCMLTKAAERWKADNGFKTGYFTHLEKELEKVLSGCNLKANPHIDSKVRYWKCVWARIVDITNLSGYGWDAVNKRINVDQVVWDAYEKANPKKAQGLYGKSFPYFEDWQTIFGKDRATGAAAKDYDEMARSDIPNESVEPHNSNDFYDALFDNYDQHLPNSPTTPVTPTTPVTPTPHSSLPTSTPHGSMPESQTREKGQEWVMQSCPFMQAWTISSN from the exons ATGGCTACTAACGATGTGGAAGTAGTGGAAGTGGAAAGGCCTACAAAGCAAAAACGTAGGAGTTGGAGGAAAAGGGAGGAGGATGCACTAATGAAGTGCATGCTCACTAAAGCGGCAGAGAGGTGGAAGGCCGATAATGGCTTCAAAACGGGTTACttcacccatttggagaaggaGTTAGAGAAAGTGCTCTCGGGTTGCAACCTTAAGGCAAACCCCCACATTGACTCCAAGGTGAGGTATTGGAAATGCGTATGGGCTAGAATTGTAGACATTACAAACCTAAGTGGATACGGGTGGGATGCGGTCAACAAACGCATCAACGTGGACCAAGTCGTATGGGATGCGTATGAAAAG GCCAATCCTAAAAAGGCCCAAGGCTTGTATGGGAAGTCTTTCCCGTACTTTGAAGATTGGCAAACCATATTTGGCAAGGATAGGGCTACGGGGGCAGCCGCCAAAGATTATGACGAAATGGCGCGGTCGGATATTCCCAATGAAAGTGTGGAGCCACACAACTCCAATGACTTTTATGATGCCCTATTCGATAACTACGATCAACATCTCCCCAATAGTCCTACAACTCCCGTAACTCCTACAACTCCGGTAACTCCCACACCTCATTCGTCACTCCCCACGTCCACTCCCCATGGGTCAATGCCGGAGtcccaaacaagagaaaaaggaCAAGAATGGGTGATGCAGAGTTGTCCATTCATGCAAGCATGGACAATTTCTTCAAATTAA